Proteins encoded by one window of Cucurbita pepo subsp. pepo cultivar mu-cu-16 chromosome LG14, ASM280686v2, whole genome shotgun sequence:
- the LOC111809609 gene encoding probable protein phosphatase 2C 8, producing the protein MHSLDKLQLTNTTRNFLRPSDAGMCDHTTMIKTKNARRRRLRVRKLRYKWQRKVHAAEEGEGDELLENGVSESNCDPVLLFENESISASDSGVYSEISIIGRRKEMEDEVRVELGLTAINDEKYDFFAVYDGHGGAQVAQVCRERLHRIVAEEIVARGEMDEAEWTRLMERCFERMDGEVSSGAAVMKTVGSAVVSAVIGKEEVVVANCGDCRAVLGRDGIALPLSNDHKPGRADELKRIESAGGRVINWNGYRVLGVLATSRSIGDEYLKPFVISKPEVTVTKRTEKDEFLILGSDGLWDVISNEIACNVVRRCFGGKMKRISLKVANDNHVAEAATVLVELAVARGSKDNISVIVVDLRKTNSSSSP; encoded by the exons ATGCATTCACTGGACAAGCTGCAGCTCACTAATACCACCCGCAACTTCCTCCGACCATCGGACGCCGGAATGTGCGACCACACAACCATGATTAAAACCAAGAATGCACGCCGGAGACGGCTCAGAGTTCGTAAACTGAGGTACAAATGGCAGAGGAAGGTACACGCGGCAGAGGAAGGCGAGGGCGACGAATTACTCGAAAATGGAGTTTCGGAATCGAATTGTGATCCAGTACTACTCTTTGAGAACGAATCCATTTCGGCGTCTGATAGTGGAGTGTACAGTGAGATCTCGATCATAGGGCGGAGGAAGGAGATGGAAGATGAAGTTAGAGTGGAATTGGGATTGACGGCGATTAATGATGAGAAGTACGATTTCTTCGCCGTGTACGACGGACACGGTGGCGCGCAGGTGGCGCAGGTGTGCCGCGAGCGTTTGCACCGGATTGTGGCGGAGGAGATTGTGGCTCGGGGAGAGATGGATGAGGCGGAGTGGACGAGGTTGATGGAGAGGTGCTTTGAGAGAATGGACGGCGAAGTGAGTAGCGGTGCTGCTGTGATGAAGACGGTCGGCTCGGCGGTGGTTTCCGCGGTGATCGGAAaggaggaggtggtggtggcCAACTGCGGCGATTGTCGAGCCGTTTTGGGTAGGGATGGAATTGCCTTGCCCTTGTCTAACGATCATAAG CCTGGCAGAGCTGATGAGTTGAAGAGAATTGAATCTGCTGGTGGGAGGGTCATAAACTGGAATGGCTACCGCGTGCTAGGAGTTCTTGCCACTTCAAGATCCATCG GTGATGAATATCTTAAACCATTCGTAATCTCCAAACCAGAAGTGACTGTGACCAAGCGAACCGAAAAGGATGAGTTCCTCATATTAGGAAGTGATGGTCTGTGGGACGTGATTTCGAACGAAATTGCCTGCAACGTAGTAAGGAGATGTTTTGGAGGCAAAATGAAGAGGATTTCATTAAAGGTGGCGAATGACAACCATGTCGCTGAAGCTGCAACAGTGTTGGTGGAGCTTGCGGTGGCTCGTGGAAGCAAGGACAACATCAGTGTAATAGTAGTAGATTTGAGGAAAACAAACAGTTCTTCCTCTCCATGA
- the LOC111810874 gene encoding probable protein phosphatase 2C 76 produces the protein MSLMMVDTGASETRAPVVDKHPEKDEDGGYASGGWKSEDGKLSWGYSSLRGKRATMEDFFDIKMSKVDGQIVCLFGIFDGHGGYRAAEFLKDHLFENLIKHPKFLIDTKLAIRETYRQTDAEFLNSEKDTLRDDGSTASTALLVGNHLYVANVGDSRTIISKGGEAIPLSEDHKPNRTDERRRIENAGGVVMWAGTWRVGGVLAMSRAFGNKMLKQFVVADPDIQDLEVDKDIELLVLASDGLWDVVRNEDAVLVAGKEEGPEAAARKLTEAAFTRGSADNITCIVVKFHHDNASTGVEND, from the exons AT GAGTCTCATGATGGTCGATACGGGTGCATCGGAAACTCGTGCGCCGGTTGTTGATAAGCATCCGGAGAAAGATGAAGATGGTGGTTATGCCAGTGGAGGGTGGAAAAG TGAAGATGGGAAACTTAGTTGGGGGTATTCGAGTCTCCGAGGAAAGAGGGCGACCATGGAAGATTTCTTTGATATTAAAATGTCAAAGGTTGATGGTCAAATAGTCTGCCTTTTTGGCATCTTTGATG GTCATGGTGGATACCGTGCTGCAGAGTTTTTGAAGGACCATCTCTTCGAGAATCTGATAAAGCACCCAAAATTTTTGATAGATACCAAATTAGCTATCA GAGAAACGTATCGACAGACAGATgctgaatttttaaattctgaaAAGGATACTTTAAGGGACGATGGCTCTACTGCTTCAACAGCTTTGTTAGTTGGCAATCATCTCTATGTTGCCAATGTTGGAGATTCACGTACTATTATATCGAAGGGCGGTGAAG CCATCCCTCTTTCTGAGGACCATAAACCAAACAGAACTGACGAGCGGAGGCGAATTGAAAATGCCGGGGGTGTTGTCATGTGGGCTG GCACTTGGAGGGTAGGAGGAGTGTTAGCGATGTCCCGTGCTTTCGGTAACAAGATGTTGAAGCAGTTCGTTGTGGCGGATCCTGATATTCAG GATCTTGAAGTGGACAAGGACATCGAGCTGCTTGTTCTCGCAAGCGATGGACTTTGGGACGTGGTACGCAACGAG GATGCAGTATTAGTTGCGGGGAAAGAAGAGGGACCTGAGGCAGCTGCTCGGAAACTAACCGAAGCAGCGTTTACCCGTGGTAGCGCTGACAATATAACATGCATTGTGGTGAAGTTTCATCACGACAATGCAAGCACGGGTGTCGAAAACGACTAA
- the LOC111809957 gene encoding abscisic acid receptor PYL8-like isoform X2, which produces MSGNGGFSSLERECIGRHHRHEPAENQCTSLLIKHIKAPLPLGNLEIGSIREVDVKSGLPATTSTERLELLDDDKHILSFRIVGGDHRLRNYSSIISLHSEIIEGRPGTLVVESFVVDTPEGNTKDETCFVVETLIKCNLKSLADVSEGLAIQDWTEPIV; this is translated from the exons ATGAGTGGGAATGGTGGATTTAGCAGCTTGGAGAGGGAGTGCATTGGGAGGCATCACAGGCACGAGCCTGCTGAGAATCAGTGCACCTCCTTGCTAATCAAGCACATTAAAGCTCCCCTTCCTCTT GGGAATCTTGAGATTGGAAGTATTAGAGAAGTTGATGTCAAATCTGGGCTCCCAGCCACCACAAGCACAGAAAGGTTGGAACTTCTTGATGATGACAAACATATCCTTAGCTTCAGGATAGTTGGTGGTGATCACAGGCTTAGG AACTACTCTTCAATTATTTCCCTCCATTCAGAGATCATAGAAGGAAGGCCAGGTACTCTTGTCGTTGAGTCATTTGTGGTTGACACTCCTGAAGGAAACACAAAGGATGAGACTTGCTTTGTTGTAGAGACCTTGATCAAGTGCAATCTCAAATCTCTTGCTGATGTTTCAGAAGGGCTTGCTATTCAGGATTGGACTGAGCCTATAGTTTGA
- the LOC111810456 gene encoding probable trehalose-phosphate phosphatase C — protein sequence MNFSLLFSHVLLKGKSLLLIFLPFTFGLPALRRTVLWRSIMGLSGLLSGHRNSVQGSDFHNYTSWLKQYPSGLESFESIMKELPRKKIVVFLDYDGTLSPIVDDPDRAFMSPEMREAVREVAKCFPTAIISGRSREKVKEFVKLRNLHYAGSHGLDIMAPNSDNEANGVSYQPAKKFLPEIQQIKRALEEESRKIEGALVEDNTFCVSVHFRHVHERELAKLEKKVETVMEKYPDFHVTQGKKVMEIRPTINWNKGHAMEYYLHTLGHNDTDDVVPLYIGDDQTDEDAFKVIQRKGQGIAILVASIPKHTNASYSLKDPSEVLAFLLRLARWRNSTSPSITTPSPNI from the exons ATGaacttctctcttctttttagcCATGTTTTGCTGAAAGGAAAATCCCTGCTCCTAATTTTCCTTCCCTTCACTTTCGGTCTTCCCGCCCTCCGCCGCACAGTGCTCTGGAGATCGATAATGGGACTCTCCGGCCTGCTTTCCGGTCACCGGAACTCCGTACAAGGTTCCGATTTTCACAATTACACTTCATGGCTG AAACAATATCCCAGTGGTTTGGAATCGTTTGAGAGCATAATGAAAGAGCTACCGAGGAAGAAGATTGTGGTGTTCTTGGATTACGATGGAACCCTTTCTCCCATTGTGGATGATCCTGATCGAGCTTTCATGTCTCCTGAG ATGAGAGAAGCTGTAAGAGAAGTGGCAAAATGCTTTCCAACAGCCATAATAAGCGGAAGAAGCCgagaaaaa gtaaaggaGTTCGTGAAATTGAGGAATCTGCACTATGCTGGGAGCCATGGATTAGACATTATGGCTCCAAATTCGGACAATGAG GCTAATGGGGTTTCCTATCAACCAGCCAAGAAGTTTTTACCGGAAATTCAACAA ATAAAACGCGCATTAGAGGAAGAAAGTAGAAAGATCGAAGGTGCATTGGTGGAGGATAATACGTTTTGTGTTTCTGTACACTTTCGGCACGTGCACGAAAGG GAGTTGGCGAAATTAGAAAAGAAGGTGGAAACTGTTATGGAAAAATATCCTGATTTTCATGTAACGCAGGGCAAAAAG GTTATGGAAATAAGGCCGACCATTAATTGGAACAAAGGGCATGCAATGGAGTATTATCTGCACACTCTCGGACATAACGACACGGACGATGTGGTTCCGTTGTACATTGGCGATGATCAAACGGACGAGGACGCTTTCAAG GTAATACAAAGGAAAGGACAAGGAATTGCGATACTCGTGGCATCCATTCCAAAGCACACAAACGCTTCCTACTCGTTGAAGGACCCATCGGAGGTTCTTGCTTTTTTGCTAAGGCTGGCCAGATGGAGGAACTCCACATCCCCTTCAATTACAACCCCATCtcctaatatttaa
- the LOC111809957 gene encoding abscisic acid receptor PYL8-like isoform X1, protein MSGNGGFSSLERECIGRHHRHEPAENQCTSLLIKHIKAPLPLVWSLVRRFDQPQKYKPFISWCVVQGNLEIGSIREVDVKSGLPATTSTERLELLDDDKHILSFRIVGGDHRLRNYSSIISLHSEIIEGRPGTLVVESFVVDTPEGNTKDETCFVVETLIKCNLKSLADVSEGLAIQDWTEPIV, encoded by the exons ATGAGTGGGAATGGTGGATTTAGCAGCTTGGAGAGGGAGTGCATTGGGAGGCATCACAGGCACGAGCCTGCTGAGAATCAGTGCACCTCCTTGCTAATCAAGCACATTAAAGCTCCCCTTCCTCTT GTTTGGTCTTTGGTGAGAAGATTTGATCAACCCCAAAAGTACAAGCCATTTATAAGCTGGTGTGTAGTGCAGGGGAATCTTGAGATTGGAAGTATTAGAGAAGTTGATGTCAAATCTGGGCTCCCAGCCACCACAAGCACAGAAAGGTTGGAACTTCTTGATGATGACAAACATATCCTTAGCTTCAGGATAGTTGGTGGTGATCACAGGCTTAGG AACTACTCTTCAATTATTTCCCTCCATTCAGAGATCATAGAAGGAAGGCCAGGTACTCTTGTCGTTGAGTCATTTGTGGTTGACACTCCTGAAGGAAACACAAAGGATGAGACTTGCTTTGTTGTAGAGACCTTGATCAAGTGCAATCTCAAATCTCTTGCTGATGTTTCAGAAGGGCTTGCTATTCAGGATTGGACTGAGCCTATAGTTTGA